A genomic stretch from Phycisphaerae bacterium includes:
- a CDS encoding HAD family hydrolase: MTQTPSATPRDRRRAYIFDLDGTLIDSLEDISVALNAARSDLGLFPVDANQVRNWVGDGLSTLCRRSAPDVGDTVLSRLIERAAHHYAQRPVVHTGTYSNILQLLNLLQSRGAPLAVLSNKPHALAVEIVARLGLAPYFTAVRGSHHEKDRKPDPRAAIEIAALMHVAPEEVYMVGDSVVDIQTARHAGTKSVAVAWGFQNRDVLEAAQPDFFVSDPLEIANLP; the protein is encoded by the coding sequence ATGACTCAAACCCCTTCCGCAACACCCCGCGACCGCCGTCGCGCGTATATCTTTGACCTCGACGGCACGCTCATCGACTCGTTGGAGGACATTTCCGTCGCGCTGAACGCCGCGCGCTCCGATTTGGGATTGTTCCCCGTCGATGCGAATCAAGTGCGCAACTGGGTCGGTGACGGACTCTCCACGCTGTGCCGACGATCCGCGCCGGACGTCGGCGACACGGTGCTTTCCCGCCTCATAGAACGCGCCGCGCACCACTACGCACAGCGGCCGGTCGTTCACACCGGGACATATTCCAACATATTGCAATTGCTGAACTTATTGCAATCGCGGGGCGCGCCGCTGGCGGTGCTTTCCAACAAACCGCACGCGCTCGCCGTCGAGATCGTCGCGCGCTTGGGATTGGCGCCGTACTTCACCGCCGTACGGGGTTCGCACCACGAAAAGGATCGAAAACCGGACCCGCGCGCCGCGATCGAAATCGCCGCGTTGATGCACGTCGCGCCCGAAGAAGTCTACATGGTCGGAGATAGTGTCGTTGACATCCAAACCGCACGTCACGCGGGCACAAAATCGGTCGCCGTAGCCTGGGGATTTCAAAATCGGGACGTTTTGGAGGCCGCGCAGCCAGATTTTTTCGTCTCCGACCCCCTCGAAATCGCAAATTTACCCTGA
- a CDS encoding AAA family ATPase, with the protein MDCIAVINQKGGVGKTSTSVNLGVALGQRGRRMLLIDLDPQGHLTTHLGLDSQAKGAGVYEVLTGSLPLQSAIHVHGPTISVVPAQIDLAAAEVELVSVVGREVILRDCLSSLHDEYDLAIIDCPPSLGILTLNALSAASHVLVPLQPHFLALQGVGKLLETIRLVAHRINPPLRVAGMVMCMYESGTRLAGEVIDDLNAYLESSRQSAVPWRDARILQSKIRRNVKLAECPSYGQSIFEYAPRSNGAIDYLALADEILALLGGVAPDAASEEKDIARIATMARAPIADRVAAAADSRVVPTPSVEPVPAATS; encoded by the coding sequence ATGGATTGTATCGCGGTAATCAATCAGAAGGGCGGCGTCGGCAAGACCTCCACCAGCGTCAACCTCGGCGTGGCGCTCGGTCAGCGCGGTCGCAGGATGCTGCTGATCGACCTGGACCCCCAGGGGCACCTGACGACGCACCTGGGGTTGGACAGCCAGGCCAAGGGCGCCGGGGTCTATGAGGTGCTGACGGGCAGCCTGCCGCTGCAATCGGCCATACACGTTCACGGTCCGACAATCAGCGTGGTTCCGGCGCAAATTGATCTGGCAGCGGCCGAAGTGGAGTTGGTGTCGGTCGTTGGTCGGGAGGTGATCCTGCGGGATTGCCTTTCAAGTCTTCACGACGAATACGATCTGGCGATCATCGATTGTCCGCCTTCCCTGGGAATCCTGACTCTGAACGCACTCAGCGCGGCGTCGCACGTCCTGGTTCCACTGCAACCGCACTTCCTGGCCCTACAGGGCGTCGGCAAGCTTCTGGAGACGATTCGCCTGGTCGCCCATCGGATCAACCCGCCGCTGCGCGTCGCCGGGATGGTCATGTGCATGTACGAGAGCGGGACCCGCCTGGCGGGGGAGGTGATCGACGACCTGAACGCCTATCTGGAGTCGTCGCGGCAATCGGCGGTGCCCTGGCGCGACGCCAGGATCCTTCAGTCGAAGATTCGACGAAATGTGAAACTCGCGGAGTGCCCCAGCTACGGACAATCGATTTTCGAATACGCGCCGCGCAGCAACGGGGCCATCGATTATCTGGCCCTGGCCGATGAAATCCTGGCGCTGCTCGGCGGCGTCGCGCCCGATGCGGCGAGTGAAGAGAAGGACATTGCCAGGATAGCGACGATGGCGCGAGCGCCGATCGCGGATCGCGTCGCAGCGGCGGCCGATTCGAGGGTGGTTCCAACTCCATCTGTCGAACCGGTTCCCGCGGCTACGTCCTAG
- a CDS encoding VanZ family protein, which yields MPPAAGPDIPLVDDKVLHFLGFTVLGALLVWRLGRHPRRPTVRNLLPWYLALILYGAFDEITQPPFGRDCEFLDWLADCCGAAVGVALGAMATGRPQ from the coding sequence TTGCCTCCGGCGGCCGGTCCGGACATTCCGCTTGTCGACGATAAGGTTTTGCATTTTCTGGGGTTTACCGTTTTGGGGGCTCTTCTGGTCTGGCGACTCGGCCGTCACCCTCGTCGCCCGACGGTGCGGAACTTGCTGCCGTGGTATTTGGCGCTCATCTTGTATGGAGCGTTCGATGAAATAACGCAGCCGCCCTTTGGACGAGACTGTGAATTCCTCGATTGGCTGGCGGATTGCTGCGGCGCCGCCGTGGGCGTCGCGCTGGGGGCGATGGCCACCGGCCGGCCGCAATGA